The DNA segment AGTAATACCGACAGCGGCAGGCCCAAGGACAAACAAGAGTGCAATgaggaaaaacagttttgttacAAACGCACATTTATATTCTATCAACAGGTATGTACAAATTCAGGTAACAAGTGCCTGTCCCTgcaaaattcaaacaaaaaaaatggataattattaaaaatctacaaattaacaacaaacatgctttgttttgttttttttgtccttttttttttccaacactaCCCTGTACTTGGTcattatataaattaaattataaaacgTTTACTCCACAGCATACTCGGCTGTCTAAATTGCTTCACTTATTCATATTCCATGTATCCAACTACATGTCATATCGTACTCTCTCCCCACCTCCgtctaaacaaaataaaatacacaaaatgaaagGCAGTTTAACGATAAACTTTCACAAATCCTACGACCACACAGTTATCGGTAGACAGAAATGACGCACAACACTTCATGGCAATGactaactttttttaaagtacagtacatgtaagTCAAACAAATTGCTTGTCGTGTTCACTACCAAAACAAAGTTCATCCGTTTTTTGGGCTCGTACTTGCCGTTTGTATTTAATCACGATGAGGGGAATGAAGGACCTTACTTTGTTGTATCTGGTTTTAAGTGTTTCTCTGAGAAACACGTGGTTGCAGTGGTTATAGCTTGACACGTCTTAGTTCTCCCCCAAAAAAAGCAGCATCTCTTTCTCTGAAACACCCGGACTGACACACCGATAGGAGAAATCATCCTCACTCCACATCAATCATGCGCAGAGGGGAGCAGGTATTGGCTCTACTCACGTTAGAAAGACACAgttggagaaacagaaaaaaaaaaaaaaacactaagtATTCCTTCTTATCACTACACGTGGCTGTGCAATTCTTGCTCAGACCCTGACGACTGGTGTTGTAGCCGTAGGGGAGCCGTGGACCCGGTGTCATAGTCCATGTCGATCATGGTGTGGTTGGCAGTGCCCAGGCTGCTAAGGGAAGTGCCTGTGCCCATCTGTCTGTCCCGCAGACTTTGCAGGTAGCTCTGTGAAGAACAACACAGGGGGAGAGATGGATCAGGGACACAAAATGGTGGAGTTAACTTAAGcatgcatattttatatataaaaaataaataaataaataaaaggcatCAGTATCTACAGCACACGCCATGTTGGGTGACACTGACCGGTGCCAGTAGATCCCCAGCGTAACGTTTCACTGGGGTGGGTTTACGGCGGTATGTGCCTTCCTGCCCACCTGCCTGCTGTCGCTTCTTGGCGTCCTTCTCTCGAATCCGCATCAGCTGGACTCTCTTCTGCCTCCGACTGATAACGACTACAAAGGAAAGGGACAAAGGCGGCTTTTAAACATCGCTTCATCGTTAAATAAATTCAGGACTATGAGGTACGGTGGATTGTAAGTGCGTTTTTGCAGTCTGAActtgaaacatgaaaacatctgacTGCATATTTATCAGACTGCTAAAAGTTTGTGAGTAAAAGTGGAGGATTTGGAAGAGCTCGATAACTGTGAAGACAATTTTCTACCACTCCATTGGCTCTTTAGAGAATTATTACCCACACCCATAACAGATCTCAGAGAGTCAGAGTGTCATGATATTTCCTCCTTACCCTCAGTGTGTGAGAAGCTGTCATCTGTCAGTTTCCACTGGACCAGTACTCCTATGAGGCTGAGGGCGGGCCAGATTCCCAAAATGACCCAGCTGTACCAGCAGAGAGGTGGCCCGGGTGTAAGGCgcaagcattcatacacatgcGTGGCCAAAGCCAGCATCTCCACAAAGTAATCAGCGCAAACTGTCATGATAGCTGCCCCGAACACAGACGTGGAGATCATGGTGAAGAGCTTTTGCCACTGCAGCGTCAGCACGGCGAACAGCATGCCTGTTCCCAGGAGTGCACCCAGTGGGACCCAGACTGTGGTAGGAGTGTAGAACTGGTGAGTGACCAGCAGGGCGGCGAGGGCCAGGAGGAGGCCCAGCAGAAGGCCGGTCATGAAGAGGCCGACGCTTCGCACCAGCATAGTGACCAGACCGCAGAGCAGGCCTATACCGAGGCCTATACCGGCGCTGGCCTCCACGCTCAGCTGAGTGTCCAGTACGTGCTCCTTGTGGCACAGCAAGAAGATGATGACGGAGCCGAACATCAGACCAGACAGGAACATGACAGCCTTGAAACAGCGATAACCTGGAAGTAGTAGAGAACACAATGTCAAACGTCGCTGACTAGAACCAGAGATAAATGTACACTTTGATGTTGTGTAAAATCCAAAAACATAAATTTTCATCTCATCTTATGTCAAGGTCTGTGAGCCAGCAGGGAACCTCACCAAAGAAACAGTAGATGATGCCAAACAGACAACACATGGAGCAGATGACGGCAGGGATGACGTCATACTTTCGCTCTATCTCCAAACTGCAGGCGTCAACCTCGGCGATGCCTGCCCCAACCCCTTCGGAGCTCAGCTCAGTGGGATCTGCCATTCTGGATCAAATGTGGGAGGCTGAAGTTCGGGACAAGGATAGAACTTCTGGTGCCGTTATCTCAGGTCCATCTGAGCCGGTTTTGGTGACCTTAAGAGAAGAGAAAGCGTTGATGAATTAtggacaaataaagaaagagcGTGGATGAAATTCTTCGGGGTCAACTGTGACTTCTTCTTCGCCGCTCTGTATGTGCAGCTGTCGCAACCTCAACGCGCAAAGATATGCAAGTCGGTGCAATCCTGCATGCTCCGGGCACGCACACAAGCAGCTCATTCACACGCTATAATCCATGCGCCAGGACCCCTGTTGAGCTCTGCTTCCCTCTAATCATTAAGGTCGTGAACTTTGTGAGCAGTCGGTCATATGAGGAGAGTAAACAGCTTTGCTTTATCAGTTCTGAactccattaaaatgaaaacgaactacacaggaagaagaaagtgaGTAACTTGATAACTTTGGTTATATAAATCAGCTGTGAACTGAAATGAACCGTGATGTTAGCCCTACTTGGCTGCCTTTCTTATTGAAAAGACACCATTAACTTCAATATGATAACAACTAGTAGACACTGAATCTTTGTCCAAAAAATGCCACCATCCTGTAGGAAACCTACAAGAAAATGTTGACTCTTCATTGGCTAAGAACAACAGCCGTGGCTTCAGTGACAATGAATTTAAGATAATCCTTCAGTTTACCCAAAAATAGTCACTAGAAATCACTACATTTGGAGATGTATGGTTTTTACCAAGGATGGCAACAATATACTAAAATACAGTCAATTGTATGTACAACTACTGTACTTTACATTTACCTCCACCTACTTTGTAATTTCTAGGACGCTCGCAGACTAGCACTCATGAGAAATTTTATATGATATTTAAGCTGGCAGGCCTGTCGAGAGCCACGGAGGACTGCAGTGAGGCTAAAGGCTTATGGGTGGACTGCTCGTTCTGAGGCTGCTGGCAGGCCTCCTGCATGATCTCACCACAGCTGAGATCCGATTACAGCTAACTCACGTTTTCTACTTGAGAAAAACAGTCAGGAACAGTCAGTCCTGCCTTTATTCTCTACTCTCTGccagatctttcttttttctgccctgtctgtcctcctcctccttctcttcctcctccttacCTGAAACTTTCCCCCGGCTAACAGTAAATCTATTTTCttggtgaaatgttttgtttcgtCTTTTTCTCAGACACAAGGCTGTATAATTTGTGTGTCCTGCTTATGAATGACTTTACATGGAAAAAATGAGAGTTCCCTggaaagttttcttttcttcttcagtcaCTTACAGTGCTCCAGcacatatctctctctctctctctcttcagctttCCATCAGTGACAGCTGCAATATCTCATTTCTTGTTTAGTAGAATTCAGGAGAAATGTGTCCAATATGTGTATGTGGCCAGAGACTACAGTTTATGGGTTATGTGATGGAGATATGCATAAATAACTGAAATAGAGAGAAGATGTAGAATATTTATGTAAAACGATCTGAcgtttttttacagtatatatacaaaaaaactCATGACTGTCGATTTATTGCTCTTAAAGTGAATTGTTAATCTAACGGATGAAATAATGTGCAAATCTTATGAAGTAACGGTCAGGGAACGTGAGgacattttattgtgtgtaaCGAGACCCAAAATTAAAGTCTAACTTGTCTAACAAATAAAGCACTGGCTGCACTGCCCTCTGTATATAATCAGGACTATAATCTTCACATCAACACCAGCCAGACTCTACTGTGTGGGAACGTAGATCTACAAACAGAGGTCTGGGCTCTGGGTGATGTCTCAGCGGTTAGCAGTCGCCTTAAAGCAAGATGCGTTCGAACACGACTGGGCTGGCTGCGAAGTTTTCTCACAGTCTCTTAAAATCGGTGTGAATATGTGTGCCAGAATGTGTCTGTCTTCTCTCGCCCCAATAAGCGAAGACTCCAACGACCATGTGGACAGGATAAGAGATTAG comes from the Larimichthys crocea isolate SSNF chromosome VI, L_crocea_2.0, whole genome shotgun sequence genome and includes:
- the LOC109142357 gene encoding transmembrane protein 198 isoform X1: MADPTELSSEGVGAGIAEVDACSLEIERKYDVIPAVICSMCCLFGIIYCFFGYRCFKAVMFLSGLMFGSVIIFLLCHKEHVLDTQLSVEASAGIGLGIGLLCGLVTMLVRSVGLFMTGLLLGLLLALAALLVTHQFYTPTTVWVPLGALLGTGMLFAVLTLQWQKLFTMISTSVFGAAIMTVCADYFVEMLALATHVYECLRLTPGPPLCWYSWVILGIWPALSLIGVLVQWKLTDDSFSHTEVVISRRQKRVQLMRIREKDAKKRQQAGGQEGTYRRKPTPVKRYAGDLLAPSYLQSLRDRQMGTGTSLSSLGTANHTMIDMDYDTGSTAPLRLQHQSSGSEQELHSHV
- the LOC109142357 gene encoding transmembrane protein 198 isoform X2, which encodes MADPTELSSEGVGAGIAEVDACSLEIERKYDVIPAVICSMCCLFGIIYCFFGYRCFKAVMFLSGLMFGSVIIFLLCHKEHVLDTQLSVEASAGIGLGIGLLCGLVTMLVRSVGLFMTGLLLGLLLALAALLVTHQFYTPTTVWVPLGALLGTGMLFAVLTLQWQKLFTMISTSVFGAAIMTVCADYFVEMLALATHVYECLRLTPGPPLCWYSWVILGIWPALSLIGVLVQWKLTDDSFSHTEVVISRRQKRVQLMRIREKDAKKRQQAELPAKSAGQTDGHRHFP